CATAAAACTGCTTGAAGCTCTGTTTATCAAGGGAAAAGATCTGTGTGTAATGAGTGCCACCTTGCCGCCAAGATTTGCCAGCTTCCTCACTTCCATCGACGCCACTGACGGCAGCCTAGCTGAACAACAGGCCGTTTATCAAGAAAAAGCAATGAAAATGGTGAGTCAGGATAAATTCCTCAGCCATATTTCTTCCCTCTCTTTTTCGAAGGAAATCGTAGCTGGCCTCGCTCATAGAGTCAGAGAACACTACAACGGGTCAAAAAGAATCATTGCCAGGACCGAGTTTGTGAGTGATCTTATCAAATTATACGACAAATTAAAGGAGTTCAATCCTCTCATCTATCACGGCAGGTTAACATCTCGCCAGCGGCGGGACGTCATTCATAAATTGATCGAATGTCAAGATAAAGACCAAGGTTTTTTGGTCCTTGCCACTTCCGCCATTGAAGCTGGTTGCGACATCGACGCACACCTAATCGTTACTGAAATTTGTAACCCTGACAGTCTGGTGCAACTGGCAGGCAGGCTAAACCGGAAAGGCGTGATGAATGATGCGGAATTGGTGATTGTGGGAGACAAAATAAAGCCGATAGTGTCTTGCCTTGACAAGGACTCCGTCAAAACCTACTTGGATGATCTCAAAGGCATGAACGGTGTTTTTGATCCTGACGAGTTGAAAAAATACTTTGATCCTCCCAAAGGAGATTGGATGGGGGAAATCCTTTTCGACATGCTCTGGGAATATGTCTATGAAGGGGATTTGACGAGCAAACCCTTATGGGACAGAGGCATTCTGGTTACTAGGAGCTGGGAGCCGTCGGTTACCTTGTGTACGGGGTTAGAGCAGGAGACGAAACTTCCGATGAATCCCGTCCAAGTGGGGATAAGCAGATTAGCAGCACAGACAAATAAGTGGGGTGAAAATCTCAAGAATGAAAAGGTGAGCGAA
This Deltaproteobacteria bacterium DNA region includes the following protein-coding sequences:
- the cas3 gene encoding CRISPR-associated helicase Cas3' — its product is MNINDYYQQAAEFSPNPLQEEVWKSYYQGDGHPAFLVRAGTGTGKTEAVLLPALADSVQRRIIMVLPSKALIEDMGERVKKIGERLSKNRLCDLNITVDMGGSCRRFSCRHGKAEANTYPRHLFADDVIITTLDKFLFRLFGYGEKIKSYIFPHRVFGSSLGKRPFVIFDEAHEYEGVAFGNFIKLLEALFIKGKDLCVMSATLPPRFASFLTSIDATDGSLAEQQAVYQEKAMKMVSQDKFLSHISSLSFSKEIVAGLAHRVREHYNGSKRIIARTEFVSDLIKLYDKLKEFNPLIYHGRLTSRQRRDVIHKLIECQDKDQGFLVLATSAIEAGCDIDAHLIVTEICNPDSLVQLAGRLNRKGVMNDAELVIVGDKIKPIVSCLDKDSVKTYLDDLKGMNGVFDPDELKKYFDPPKGDWMGEILFDMLWEYVYEGDLTSKPLWDRGILVTRSWEPSVTLCTGLEQETKLPMNPVQVGISRLAAQTNKWGENLKNEKVSEYLSVEDDGTWHAEVHRAFFNADRWEESRWSVYPFPEYRISAYEKTVLCVIGEEFTHLYFDNVLGYKRIPKVFLRGYKSGFERILQHKPLQKRDGTFKVENKWVKDSGSIWYLER